From Daucus carota subsp. sativus chromosome 6, DH1 v3.0, whole genome shotgun sequence, the proteins below share one genomic window:
- the LOC108226743 gene encoding uncharacterized protein LOC108226743: MANYDYVIDCLPLYKAAIEGDWETAKRIFEEENRDINGSISYFSETALHVAVGTNSSHRFVEKLVEMIMEVGTRQMLRTCNCYGTSIIHYAAKVGNTRALRVLVDKDPEIVQFKEAASYTALKLAALRGHRETLCYLLEVTEDVYTDPQISPFYGYNGADLLCHTITAGLYDVALYLVKMYPDLVTEVNISSKTGFQTLAAKPNAFQSGSKLGFWQQLIYSLIPVDREKALKAPIVRPTQVGTMQNQTSKASDCLNVSLWSVLQFFAPHIKKLHDTKVEHIQAEELVKQMCATVINKRSHAIAWDVLGSALAIAATHGIYELIEECIHHYPGLIYYNEGGFFLFLVAITERQEKVYSFLYQISGHKVFLGIDRINGDNALHLAGKLAPSHRLNKVTGAALQMQRELQWFKEVEKFVEPSYKEALNNDYKTPRMVFTSEHTKLLKEAQLWVKDTSSSATVVAALLVTMAFAAIFTAPGGNNDGGKPLFLNESVFMLFAISDAIALFSSSTSVLVFLSVLNSRFAEEDFLYALPKRLTIGLISLFISLASTMVAFSATLALVLRDKIQWIAAPVTILAAVPVTLFLLLQYPLLVELVRSTYGRGIFYKQSNLLLH; this comes from the exons ATGGCAAATTACGATTATGTGATCGATTGTCTTCCACTCTATAAGGCAGCAATAGAAGGTGACTGGGAAACTGCAAAGCGCATCTTTGAGGAAGAAAATCGTGATATTAACGGGTCTATCTCATATTTTTCTGAGACTGCTCTACATGTAGCGGTGGGAACAAACAGTTCCCACCGCTTTGTAGAGAAATTAGTAGAGATGATTATGGAGGTAGGAACTCGGCAAATGCTGAGGACATGTAACTGTTATGGAACTAGTATAATCCATTATGCTGCTAAGGTAGGAAATACACGAGCTCTAAGAGTTTTGGTTGATAAAGACCCGGAAATTGTTCAGTTTAAGGAGGCCGCTAGCTACACTGCCTTAAAGCTGGCAGCATTGCGCGGTCATAGAGAGACATTGTGTTATTTACTGGAGGTGACAGAAGATGTTTATACCGATCCACAAATTAGTCCTTTTTATGGATATAATGGTGCTGATCTTCTCTGCCACACTATCACAGCTGGTTTGTATG ATGTGGCTCTATATCTAGTAAAAATGTACCCAGACCTGGTGACGGAGGTAAACATCAGTTCAAAGACTGGATTTCAAACACTAGCAGCAAAACCTAATGCTTTCCAAAGTGGAAGTAAGCTTGGGTTTTGGCAACAACTCATCTATTCAT TGATTCCTGTTGATCGGGAGAAGGCTTTGAAGGCCCCTATTGTGAGACCAACACAGGTGGGCACAATGCAAAACCAAACTTCAAAAG CAAGCGATTGTTTGAATGTTTCCTTATGGAGTGTGCTTCAATTCTTTG CACCACACATCAAGAAGCTACATGACACCAAAGTGGAGCACATACAAGCAGAAGAACTTGTAAAACAAATGTGTGCAACTGTTATTAACAAGCGTAGCCATGCCATTGCTTGGGATGTATTGGGATCCGCATTAGCGATAGCAGCAACACACGGCATTTATGAGCTTATAGAAGAGTGCATCCATCACTATCCAGGCCTCATCTATTACAATGAAGGAGGATTCTTTTTGTTCCTAGTTGCAATCACAGAACGTCAGGAGAAAGTGTACAGTTTTCTGTATCAAATATCAGGGCATAAGGTGTTTTTAGGAATAGATAGGATCAATGGAGATAATGCATTACATTTAGCTGGAAAGTTAGCCCCTTCGCATCGCCTCAATAAGGTCACTGGTGCAGCTTTGCAAATGCAGCGTGAGCTTCAATGGTTCAAG GAAGTTGAAAAGTTTGTGGAACCTTCATACAAAGAAGCCTTAAACAATGACTACAAGACGCCAAGAATGGTGTTCACTAGTGAACACACGAAGCTACTCAAAGAAGCACAGCTATGGGTGAAGGATACGTCATCCTCAGCCACTGTTGTAGCAGCTCTTCTTGTTACCATGGCATTTGCAGCCATATTTACTGCACCAGGAGGGAACAATGACGGTGGAAAACCATTGTTCCTGAACGAATCAGTCTTTATGCTTTTCGCCATATCAGACGCAATAGCACTATTCTCTTCCTCAACCTCAGTGTTAGTGTTCTTATCTGTACTGAATTCGCGTTTTGCTGAAGAGGATTTTTTGTATGCTTTGCCGAAGAGATTGACAATTGGACTCATCTCACTATTCATATCGCTAGCATCTACAATGGTTGCATTCAGTGCTACCCTTGCGCTTGTGCTACGTGATAAAATTCAGTGGATTGCTGCTCCGGTCACTATATTAGCTGCAGTTCCAGTGACATTATTTTTGTTGCTGCAATATCCTCTGCTGGTAGAACTCGTTCGCTCCACATATGGAAGAGGCATTTTCTACAAGCAGAgcaatttgttgcttcattag
- the LOC108224436 gene encoding uncharacterized protein LOC108224436 isoform X2 gives MAPNYNHVIKCIPIYKAAIDDDWEKARHIFEEEKIEFDAHITYWKETALHIAVGTNSSHRFVEQLVEQMKLKNPQMLLTVNWAGSNPLLYAAKVGNMRGAELLVGLNPEITQLSNNSGENALEAAANHGRRDILLYLLHNTKDVVGEDGRSPFRGAHGADLLAFCILSDFYDIALYLVKEYPAIVTEKSKSNYQQTSLQILAAKSKAFRSGSSYGFWQGIIYSWIPVNREKALESPVKGTFQQSTPQNPIKASYDLKNSIWRVLQSLAPHIKQIHDNKVRHIQAEELVKQMCSAVIDKVEHGATWNLFGKAIITAVEHGIHELIEECINQYPGIVWYEINGFYLFSLAVKHRQEKVYNLLYQMSGHKAYVVADKQNGENSLHYAGKLAPPHRLNTVTGAALQMQRELQWFKEVEKLVKHSHKEAVNTEHNTPRMVFTLEHKELLKEGQEWMKSTSSSATVVAALFVTMAFAAIFTAPGGNSDAGKPLFLRDPVFILFVISDAVALFSSSTSVLVFLSVLSSRFAEEDFLYALPKRLTLGLMSLFIAIAATMIAFGAALSLVIVSSACGTFSLHVWKWHFLQAKRFVASLNLIININLNFFT, from the exons ATGGCTCCCAATTACAACCATGTCATCAAGTGCATTCCAATCTACAAAGCAGCAATAGACGACGACTGGGAGAAAGCAAGGCACATTTTTGAAGAAGAAAAGATAGAATTTGATGCGCATATCACGTACTGGAAAGAGACAGCTCTGCACATAGCGGTGGGAACCAACAGTTCTCACCGCTTTGTAGAGCAGTTGGTGGAGCAGATGAAGCTAAAAAATCCACAGATGTTGCTGACTGTTAACTGGGCTGGGAGTAATCCGCTTCTTTATGCTGCCAAGGTGGGGAATATGCGAGGGGCAGAGCTTTTGGTAGGCCTAAACCCGGAGATTACTCAGCTCAGTAACAACTCTGGGGAGAACGCCTTGGAGGCGGCAGCAAATCATGGGCGGAGAGACATACTGTTGTACTTGCTGCACAACACGAAAGATGTCGTTGGAGAGGACGGACGTAGTCCTTTTCGAGGAGCACATGGTGCTGATCTTCTCGCCTTTTGCATCTTGAGTGATTTTTATG ATATTGCTCTGTATTTAGTAAAAGAGTACCCAGCCATTGTGACAGAGAAAAGTAAGAGCAATTACCAGCAGACCAGCTTACAAATACTAGCAGCAAAAAGTAAGGCTTTTCGAAGTGGAAGTAGTTATGGATTTTGGCAAGGAATCATCTACTCAT GGATCCCTGTTAATCGCGAGAAAGCATTGGAGTCTCCTGTCAAGGGAACATTTCAACAGAGCACACCCCAGAACCCAATTAAag CAAGCTATGATTTAAAGAATTCTATTTGGAGGGTACTTCAGTCCTTAG CACCGCATATTAAGCAGATCCATGACAACAAAGTAAGGCACATACAGGCAGAGGAACTAGTTAAACAAATGTGCTCAGCTGTTATAGACAAGGTGGAACACGGAGCTACTTGGAATTTATTCGGAAAGGCAATAATAACAGCAGTAGAACATGGCATTCATGAGCTTATAGAAGAGTGCATCAATCAGTATCCAGGCATCGTCTGGTATGAAATCAATGGATTCTACTTGTTCTCATTGGCTGTCAAGCACCGACAGGAAAAAGTGTACAACCTTTTATATCAAATGTCAGGGCATAAGGCGTACGTGGTGGCAGATAAACAAAATGGAGAGAATTCACTGCATTACGCTGGAAAGCTAGCGCCTCCACATCGCCTCAATACAGTCACTGGTGCGGCTTTGCAAATGCAACGCGAGCTTCAGTGGTTCAAG GAAGTTGAAAAGCTCGTGAAACATTCACACAAAGAAGCCGTAAACACTGAACACAATACACCAAGAATGGTATTCACTCTTGAACACAAGGAGCTCCTTAAAGAAGGACAAGAATGGATGAAGAGTACATCATCATCAGCCACGGTAGTAGCAGCTCTTTTTGTTACTATGGCATTTGCAGCCATATTTACAGCGCCTGGAGGAAACAGCGATGCTGGAAAACCACTATTCTTACGCGATCCAGTCTTCATTCTCTTTGTAATATCAGACGCAGTTGCATTATTCTCTTCATCAACCTCTGTGCTGGTGTTTTTGTCTGTACTCAGTTCACGTTTTGCAGAAGAGGATTTTTTATATGCTTTACCAAAGAGATTGACACTCGGACTAATGTCGTTATTCATAGCAATAGCGGCCACAATGATTGCCTTTGGCGCGGCACTTTCACTTGTGATAG TATCCTCTGCTTGTGGAACTTTTTCGCTCCACGTATGGAAGTGGCATTTTCTACAAGCAAAAcgatttgttgcttcattaaatttaataattaatattaatttgaattttttcacTTGA
- the LOC108224436 gene encoding uncharacterized protein LOC108224436 isoform X1, giving the protein MAPNYNHVIKCIPIYKAAIDDDWEKARHIFEEEKIEFDAHITYWKETALHIAVGTNSSHRFVEQLVEQMKLKNPQMLLTVNWAGSNPLLYAAKVGNMRGAELLVGLNPEITQLSNNSGENALEAAANHGRRDILLYLLHNTKDVVGEDGRSPFRGAHGADLLAFCILSDFYDIALYLVKEYPAIVTEKSKSNYQQTSLQILAAKSKAFRSGSSYGFWQGIIYSWIPVNREKALESPVKGTFQQSTPQNPIKASYDLKNSIWRVLQSLAPHIKQIHDNKVRHIQAEELVKQMCSAVIDKVEHGATWNLFGKAIITAVEHGIHELIEECINQYPGIVWYEINGFYLFSLAVKHRQEKVYNLLYQMSGHKAYVVADKQNGENSLHYAGKLAPPHRLNTVTGAALQMQRELQWFKEVEKLVKHSHKEAVNTEHNTPRMVFTLEHKELLKEGQEWMKSTSSSATVVAALFVTMAFAAIFTAPGGNSDAGKPLFLRDPVFILFVISDAVALFSSSTSVLVFLSVLSSRFAEEDFLYALPKRLTLGLMSLFIAIAATMIAFGAALSLVIGNEVHSITAPVILLAAIPVTLFLLLQYPLLVELFRSTYGSGIFYKQNDLLLH; this is encoded by the exons ATGGCTCCCAATTACAACCATGTCATCAAGTGCATTCCAATCTACAAAGCAGCAATAGACGACGACTGGGAGAAAGCAAGGCACATTTTTGAAGAAGAAAAGATAGAATTTGATGCGCATATCACGTACTGGAAAGAGACAGCTCTGCACATAGCGGTGGGAACCAACAGTTCTCACCGCTTTGTAGAGCAGTTGGTGGAGCAGATGAAGCTAAAAAATCCACAGATGTTGCTGACTGTTAACTGGGCTGGGAGTAATCCGCTTCTTTATGCTGCCAAGGTGGGGAATATGCGAGGGGCAGAGCTTTTGGTAGGCCTAAACCCGGAGATTACTCAGCTCAGTAACAACTCTGGGGAGAACGCCTTGGAGGCGGCAGCAAATCATGGGCGGAGAGACATACTGTTGTACTTGCTGCACAACACGAAAGATGTCGTTGGAGAGGACGGACGTAGTCCTTTTCGAGGAGCACATGGTGCTGATCTTCTCGCCTTTTGCATCTTGAGTGATTTTTATG ATATTGCTCTGTATTTAGTAAAAGAGTACCCAGCCATTGTGACAGAGAAAAGTAAGAGCAATTACCAGCAGACCAGCTTACAAATACTAGCAGCAAAAAGTAAGGCTTTTCGAAGTGGAAGTAGTTATGGATTTTGGCAAGGAATCATCTACTCAT GGATCCCTGTTAATCGCGAGAAAGCATTGGAGTCTCCTGTCAAGGGAACATTTCAACAGAGCACACCCCAGAACCCAATTAAag CAAGCTATGATTTAAAGAATTCTATTTGGAGGGTACTTCAGTCCTTAG CACCGCATATTAAGCAGATCCATGACAACAAAGTAAGGCACATACAGGCAGAGGAACTAGTTAAACAAATGTGCTCAGCTGTTATAGACAAGGTGGAACACGGAGCTACTTGGAATTTATTCGGAAAGGCAATAATAACAGCAGTAGAACATGGCATTCATGAGCTTATAGAAGAGTGCATCAATCAGTATCCAGGCATCGTCTGGTATGAAATCAATGGATTCTACTTGTTCTCATTGGCTGTCAAGCACCGACAGGAAAAAGTGTACAACCTTTTATATCAAATGTCAGGGCATAAGGCGTACGTGGTGGCAGATAAACAAAATGGAGAGAATTCACTGCATTACGCTGGAAAGCTAGCGCCTCCACATCGCCTCAATACAGTCACTGGTGCGGCTTTGCAAATGCAACGCGAGCTTCAGTGGTTCAAG GAAGTTGAAAAGCTCGTGAAACATTCACACAAAGAAGCCGTAAACACTGAACACAATACACCAAGAATGGTATTCACTCTTGAACACAAGGAGCTCCTTAAAGAAGGACAAGAATGGATGAAGAGTACATCATCATCAGCCACGGTAGTAGCAGCTCTTTTTGTTACTATGGCATTTGCAGCCATATTTACAGCGCCTGGAGGAAACAGCGATGCTGGAAAACCACTATTCTTACGCGATCCAGTCTTCATTCTCTTTGTAATATCAGACGCAGTTGCATTATTCTCTTCATCAACCTCTGTGCTGGTGTTTTTGTCTGTACTCAGTTCACGTTTTGCAGAAGAGGATTTTTTATATGCTTTACCAAAGAGATTGACACTCGGACTAATGTCGTTATTCATAGCAATAGCGGCCACAATGATTGCCTTTGGCGCGGCACTTTCACTTGTGATAGGTAACGAAGTACATTCGATCACTGCTCCTGTAATTTTACTGGCTGCCATTCCGGTAACATTGTTTTTATTGTTGCAGTATCCTCTGCTTGTGGAACTTTTTCGCTCCACGTATGGAAGTGGCATTTTCTACAAGCAAAAcgatttgttgcttcattaa